From Bdellovibrio sp. KM01:
GCTCCCATGAACTTGAACACTGCTTTAATGTTAGTCGATGTCCAGGCAAATATGTTTGCTCCCTTTAATCCCGTTTATGAAGCTGATGCGCTGATTGAAAACGTCCAAAAACTTTTGGAATTGGCTCGTGCTTCAGGCACTCAGGTGATCTTTGTGCAAAACAACGGACAGCCAGGGGATCCCGATGAAACTCGTACCGAGGGTTGGATGCTGCATTCCGATCTCGTCATTGAAAATGGCGATTTAATAGTACAGAAGCATCATCCCGATCCCTTTACGGATTCAGAACTTCATTCGACCCTTAAGAAAAAAGGTATTCACAAACTTATTATTGCAGGTCTTCAATCCGAGTACTGTATTGATGCCACTTGCAGAAAAGCCTGTGAGTTGGGTTATGGCGTGACGCTGGTAAGTGATACTCACAGCACTTATCCTTCGCACGAAGGCACGGCTGAGCAAATCATTAGACGCGTGAATGCGGGCCTTGGTGATCTGATCAGTCTGTGGGCTGTTTCTGAAATTCAGGCCTAAATTTAAAATTAATATTCGAAATCGATCAGTGTTTTAAAGTACGCGGGAACGCGTGCTTTAAACTGCATACGCTTTTTGTTGTGCGGATGATTGATTTCAAGCGCTGCCGAGTGCAGGAACAAATTCTTAAACGGCGAGTTCGGCTTTCCGTATTTGGTATCACCCACGATAGGGTGTCCCTCACCTGACAGATGTACGCGGATCTGATTTTTCTTACCCGTTAACAGATTGATTTTCAAAAGGCTGAATTTATCGGTCTCTTTTAAAACCGTGTATTCAGTGATCGCAAGCTTACCTTTTTCTGAATCCTGGCTGGAGTGAACCACATAATCTTCGTCTTCGCTTAAATAGCTTTGGATAATGCCAGTTTTTTTCTCAAGCTTCCCATGAACAATCGCATAATAGGTTTTGCTAAAGGATTTCCAATTGTCTTTCAGGTAATTCATGACCTCTTCGGTTTTGGCAAAAACCAAAACGCCCGAAGTGGCCTGATCCAGACGGTGAACCACATGGACTACTTTGGTGGAACGGGGATTGCCCTTACGAACCCATTGATTCAAAAGACCGTGAACCGTGTTTTCGCGTTCCCATTTGGCTGCGACAGTTAAGATCCCCGGGGATTTGTTACCCACGATGATATCCAAATCCTCGTGCAGGATTTCGAAACCTTTGGGTTGATATTTTTTAGGGATCTTTTTAGGAGCTGGCATGACTCCTTGGTAGCAGGTCTTGCACCAAGGAGCACGTAATTTATGAGGGATGCCGTAAATTCGGCAAATATTTTCCTGATTTCCGAGAATTAGAACAATGTCAGCTGAGTGCCTACATAAAGTTCCACGTCGTCCTGGTCAGGATCTGCTTTATGGATGTAACGAACACCCCAGCTCAGTGGCAGGACGCGGAAGAATTTCGATTGCAAGATCAACTCTGCACCTGAGCTCTTCAGGTTGTACTCGATACCTTCGGCTGTGTATTTTGTGTTATCCAGGAATAAATTTGCGTAAATGCGGTTTACGTAAATCCACAGGCCCGCATTCCAATCCGGATAAGCGATCGGAAACATGTAATTGAAACTTGCCTTCGCAAATTTATCAGATGTTTTGTAATCGAAACCACGAGAGTAAACGTAGCCCACGGGATTGATAACCGGAGGCGCGAACAAATAATGGCCCGTGCCTTCTTCGCCTTGTTGGCCGCTGAAGGCTAAAAGGATGCTGTTATTTCGGAAAATCCCCGGAGTGGTAACTGCCAAGTTTCCGTAAGTACGATAAGACCCTGGTACAGACTCTTCGTTCATTGTCGAAGCATCTTCGTATTCAGCAAGCAAAGTAATGCTCCACGGAGAAAGAATCGCACGTGTCTGAGCTTCTTTTGCGTAAGAGAATTGGAAGTTCACAGTTTGATCAACATATTGCGAAGACCCGGTGCCCGCAACGCCGACATCATCAACACGGTAGCTTTCCGTGCGCAGGATTTTTGCGGAGTAGCCCAAGCCCATAAATCCAGAATACATGTGATGTTTGAATTGATATGGAAGCAACATGCCCACGCCGTAAGAACCCTCACGCCATGTTAGGTCTTGTTCGGGGTCCGAGTTCATCACATTCGTCTTACGATTGCGAATATCACCCAAAAGACTTAATACGGGCCAGTAGCGTTTGAAATCCACTTTCAAGGACGTGTACGGAACGTTTTCTTCGCCATCGCTACCCAAAGAAACAGTGGCTCCGAAATCTCTTAGGTAGTTGTCAGTCATAACTGTCAGGCCGAATCCACGAGAAGCAAAGAAGCTCCAGCTGTGCGGAGTAAAGGCACGGGCGTCAAAGCCGCTGTAATCTTCCTCATGATACTTAGAAGCGTTTTTAGTATCGTAGTTCAATTGATCTGCGATTTTAACTTCAGGAAACTTGTTGTAGGCATCACTTGGGTTATCGCCAAGATATTTGGAATCAATCAGTTCTGTTTTAGCAATCGGCTTACAATCGTTCAAAGAACCTTTTTGAATACGGTTTCCGTAGGGGAACTGCTCTGAATAGTAAAATTCAGAACCCGCAAATGTCGGGGAGTAAGAAGCAATCTTGCTTTGTGTACACTGCGAGAAAGCCTGTGAAGTTGAATTAAACTTTAGAATTTCGATGGCGCCTTTGTATTGGGCCTCGAATAACACATCGCCATTGCCGTTGCTGTGCAAAGAGAACATGTTGTTGCGAGAACCTGGCAAAATCGTTGTGAACTTGTCAGAGCCAAAGCTTGCTTGAATCATCGAGCGGTAGCCGGCTTTATCCAAAGCAAAGACTATGACTTTGTCTTTATCCAAGGCAACGGCTTCAACCAGATTCAAATTCGCAAGTTTCAACGAACGAAGTCGTTTTCCAGAAAGATCAAACTCAACGATCTGCCAAGTTTGGTCTTGTAGGTACTCAGTCGCTAAAACAGTTTTGCCATCATGACCGAAGTGCGGGTTGTAAACGCGCAAATCTGAAGTCATGTATTTATGAGAGCCAGATTTTAGATCCACCAACACCAGATCTGAATAGCCCTGAAAGCCATAACGTGGATGTGGCAAGAACTCGCTGTAGACGGCGTGGTCTGCAGAATAGTCCAGACGACCCAAGTCATCCATGTAAGGAATCTCGACAACTTTTTCAGTTTCATTAGCAGTCTTTTTGTAAAGTGC
This genomic window contains:
- a CDS encoding cysteine hydrolase family protein, encoding MNLNTALMLVDVQANMFAPFNPVYEADALIENVQKLLELARASGTQVIFVQNNGQPGDPDETRTEGWMLHSDLVIENGDLIVQKHHPDPFTDSELHSTLKKKGIHKLIIAGLQSEYCIDATCRKACELGYGVTLVSDTHSTYPSHEGTAEQIIRRVNAGLGDLISLWAVSEIQA
- a CDS encoding RluA family pseudouridine synthase, which encodes MPAPKKIPKKYQPKGFEILHEDLDIIVGNKSPGILTVAAKWERENTVHGLLNQWVRKGNPRSTKVVHVVHRLDQATSGVLVFAKTEEVMNYLKDNWKSFSKTYYAIVHGKLEKKTGIIQSYLSEDEDYVVHSSQDSEKGKLAITEYTVLKETDKFSLLKINLLTGKKNQIRVHLSGEGHPIVGDTKYGKPNSPFKNLFLHSAALEINHPHNKKRMQFKARVPAYFKTLIDFEY